The window CGATCCACCGTTGAGTTACAGCCAATTTCTACGCCGTCTTCTAAGACCGTCCTGCCAGACTGTTCCATTTTTTCCCAGCCTGCAGCCGTGGGGACAAAGCCAAACCCTTCAGAGCCGATGGCGGCACCGCTGTGAATCACACAGTCAGTCCCGATGCGCGTGCGCTCATGGATGACGCAATTGGCGTGTAGAACGGTGCGATCGCCCACGCTGGCATGGGGATAAACGACTACGTTGGGGTGCAGGCAGGCACCATTGCCGATCGTCGCCCCTGCCTGAATCACCACATGGGCCCCAATAGCAACCTCGGCGCCAATCTGGGCGGTGGGGTCAATCTGGGCGGTGGGGTGAATGCCAGCCGCCAGCCGAAAGGGTTCATAAAACAGCGCGATCGCTCGGGCAAATCCTAAACGAGGATCCGCGGTACTCAGCCAGGCAATCCCCCGTTCATCGGCCTTGGCCTGTAGCGTTTCGTCCTGGGGCAAAATCAAAGCGCTGGCCTGGGTTGTCTCGACGTAAGCACTAAATTTGCCGCCCTCAATATAGCTAATGGTGTCTGTTGATGCTGTTTGAACCGCAGCCACCGCTGTAATGTCAGGGTCACGGTCGGGAAAGGCTGCCAGGCTAGAGTGCTCAGTGATGCCAATATTTTGGGCGATTGCGCTGAACTTCATACCGTTGCTATCAGGGAAGGGCCTTCTTAAGCTACCAGAAACGCGACACACTCCACATGAGCAGTTTGTGGAAAGAAATCTGCGGGTTGAACGCGTTTCAAATGATATAACCCTTCGCCACACAACTGCTTTAGATCACGAGCCAGCGTAGCCGGGTTGCAGCTCATGTACACAATTCGCTGGGGGTGCAGTGCCATCAGCGCTTCGAGCACCTGGTGCCCACAGCCCTTGCGGGGGGGATCGAGCACGACAATATCTGGCGTTTGATCTCGCAGGGAGGTGGTCACGTGAGGTAGTAGCTTGGCGACATTGCCGGTCTGAAAACGCACATTTCGGATACCGTTGAGCTTGGCATTTTCTTTGGCCATTTCTACGGCATCTTCCTGCACTTCCAGCCCTAAGCAGTAGCCAGCTCGCTGAGCGATCGGCAATGTTAGCGTACCGATCCCGCTATAGGCATCCACCACCGTTTCTGTTCCTTGCAGCTTCAGCTCCTCTAAAATCACGCGTAGAAGCTTCTCTGCCTGCTCGGTGTGCACCTGGAAAAAAGTGGTGGGGTAAATGTGGAAGCTGAGTCCGGCAAACTGCTCTTCCAGATAAGGTTGTCCTAAAACGTAGCGGGTTTCTTCCCCCCAAATGGCGTTGCCTGGCTTGCGATTCCAGTTGATGCAAACTCCAGCTAAGTCAGGATACTGCTCCTTCCACTGTCCGCACTGCTCTTCCAGACCGGGCAGATCCCAAGTGGTGCTTACGAGAGTGAGCAAAATTTGCCCTGTCCGGCGGCCAATCCGTAAGGCTAGATGGCGCAGTGCCCCTTGGCGAGTCTCTTCATCGTAAATAGACCATCCTCGCTGTTGAATATCTCGCTTCACCTCAGCTAATAGGGGATCGAGGCGATCGTCCTGCACGGGGCACTGGTTTAGGTTGACAATTTGGTGTGTTCCCTTGCGAAAATAGCCTGCCTTGACGATCCCTTCTGCAGAGAGCGCGAGGGGGTAGGTGGCTTTATTGCGGTAACCCAGTGGGTGATCGGCACTCAGAATGGGCGTGACCGTGGCATTGGTAAAACCGCCAATCCGAGCGAGGGCATCGGTAACCTGTTGCTCCTTAGCGGCTAATTGTGCGGGATACGCGACTGGTTGCCACTGACAGCCGCCACATTTGTCCGCCACGATACAGGCTGGGCGAACGCGATCGCCTGCAGGTTGCAACACCTGCATCAGCTTGCCGCGGCCAAAAGTCGGTTTGACGCGCACCAAGCGCACCTGAACGTGATCTCCCGGCACCGTATCTGGCACAAACACGACGCGGGTTTCCCAACGCCCTACCCCATGGCCTTCACTGCTGAGGTCAGTAATCTCTAGTTCGAGGGTTTCCCCTTGTTGCCAATGTGTCATGGGATGGGCGGTTAGAAGGGTGGATGGGCAAGGGGGATGGGCTACTCGTGATTCATCATCAGTCGCCCATCATGGGCTATGAACCCATAATGAACAACCAAG is drawn from Leptolyngbya sp. SIO1E4 and contains these coding sequences:
- the lpxD gene encoding UDP-3-O-(3-hydroxymyristoyl)glucosamine N-acyltransferase, which translates into the protein MKFSAIAQNIGITEHSSLAAFPDRDPDITAVAAVQTASTDTISYIEGGKFSAYVETTQASALILPQDETLQAKADERGIAWLSTADPRLGFARAIALFYEPFRLAAGIHPTAQIDPTAQIGAEVAIGAHVVIQAGATIGNGACLHPNVVVYPHASVGDRTVLHANCVIHERTRIGTDCVIHSGAAIGSEGFGFVPTAAGWEKMEQSGRTVLEDGVEIGCNSTVDRPAVGETRIKRGTKLDNLVHVAHGCEIGAGVVMAAQVGMAGGVTVGDRVILAGQVGISNQAKIGTGAIATAKAGIHSDVKPGEIVTGIPALPHKVFLKASAVFSRLPEMYQTLRKLKRQLKTD
- the rlmD gene encoding 23S rRNA (uracil(1939)-C(5))-methyltransferase RlmD, coding for MTHWQQGETLELEITDLSSEGHGVGRWETRVVFVPDTVPGDHVQVRLVRVKPTFGRGKLMQVLQPAGDRVRPACIVADKCGGCQWQPVAYPAQLAAKEQQVTDALARIGGFTNATVTPILSADHPLGYRNKATYPLALSAEGIVKAGYFRKGTHQIVNLNQCPVQDDRLDPLLAEVKRDIQQRGWSIYDEETRQGALRHLALRIGRRTGQILLTLVSTTWDLPGLEEQCGQWKEQYPDLAGVCINWNRKPGNAIWGEETRYVLGQPYLEEQFAGLSFHIYPTTFFQVHTEQAEKLLRVILEELKLQGTETVVDAYSGIGTLTLPIAQRAGYCLGLEVQEDAVEMAKENAKLNGIRNVRFQTGNVAKLLPHVTTSLRDQTPDIVVLDPPRKGCGHQVLEALMALHPQRIVYMSCNPATLARDLKQLCGEGLYHLKRVQPADFFPQTAHVECVAFLVA